A window of the Branchiostoma lanceolatum isolate klBraLanc5 chromosome 13, klBraLanc5.hap2, whole genome shotgun sequence genome harbors these coding sequences:
- the LOC136446861 gene encoding SKI/DACH domain-containing protein 1-like, giving the protein MDGLPRSSVYPGEGGHAVVNGARLGYLYVGGQQMFALSEVFTTLLGSIPRTTVHKRMDYLSVDKHPCTLEELRKLKSLNAIAFHSAKCTLISRQDVEALCTSCETEPTLKTKRRRKKNVEGGSDKIKKDLMKKKKSERVREIPKSKGRAWEGVATNHQKNKNASSAGQYCGSSHDRSAHSQRRATLSTDLPQKSHLHGTKWIRTDSPRFGEYGSFTKNENFWSFTEYHALSANVQNRTQLPNGFGATRVLNQQVVNSVSLFGRSHKQKVHNEAFEKQTGEFREKTLPGFGNGSQKGNSNARSCFSDLPVKQPRPPPGLFGSDSVTSQASSFGLNKLRDSVKNSFSYRQTVNGTNASTFKKPGNLVVSSSSDRKVPQTTDGEVRDLNGFQLNHGLNKGHGLFGSAEKLGKKLRFEGSSLDFMTRTETKTTFGSSYCSGKTFAQELKESVTEKNSEVRFVNGFQFKEHGVRIQHGGALDNSSDSESSCHSLLDIDSNLSAMSSLSASSDSLSSDTTSSDDFESESDDSSDSDDSTSSSDSNCSIRFRRPNLSQDLRLQQRSLVNGCLKGAGFVVEGAKNGLQVPSSTQFLTSSHTRAPPPKAESLPSPPTSPQSASLVLKKHGKKTWSVDSIKVSPPQENVLVGREDVRESKEEDKKSCTMKSPLRSGPKHSGRGRGAVRKQNNEAIKPGAKKAILNGSKFSLLPKQGKVADNFMKVPSKGQDASQKKKRKLNNDDAVFSGVKKMRMEQPGEKLQKAKSPQKGVNGYIQNATFSPKLAKIAPPLDDTAKLTENELAIKLEAISSEIDNLRRSKTNKKKLKNKVLPRPKAQIPKRKSNLKTLKTSKPDLKGTKKKRKVSPAQKTNSNLASKSSDKTQKTLSKATAKSQPTEDGSESRTKKGSYHSMAPGRKTFSLLAQFPWMPTLTLGVDGELMPAYSMRLEPGTKPSRKHPAVKWKMGGMPYSKPGIVHASDLRKRRGRKKKADVL; this is encoded by the coding sequence ATGGATGGTTTGCCGAGAAGTTCAGTGTACCCGGGCGAGGGCGGCCATGCCGTGGTGAACGGGGCCCGGCTAGGATACCTCTATGTCGGCGGTCAGCAGATGTTCGCGCTGTCCGAGGTTTTCACGACGTTACTGGGAAGCATCCCGAGAACAACCGTCCACAAACGGATGGACTACCTCAGCGTCGACAAACACCCGTGCACGCTGGAAGAACTGAGGAAGCTCAAGTCGCTAAACGCCATCGCATTCCACTCCGCAAAATGCACCCTCATTTCACGTCAGGACGTCGAGGCGCTGTGCACTTCCTGCGAAACCGAGCCGACCTTGAAGACTAAacgaagaagaaagaaaaacgtCGAGGGGGGTAGCGATAAGATAAAGAAAGACttgatgaaaaagaagaaaagcgAGAGAGTGAgagaaattccaaaatcaaaagGCCGCGCATGGGAAGGTGTCGCTACTAATCACCAGAAAAACAAGAACGCGTCGTCTGCGGGGCAGTACTGCGGCTCCAGCCACGATCGGAGCGCTCACTCGCAGCGCCGCGCCACTTTATCCACCGATTTACCTCAGAAATCCCACCTCCACGGTACCAAATGGATCAGGACAGACTCGCCAAGGTTCGGGGAGTATGGCAGCTTCACCAAGAATGAGAATTTCTGGAGTTTCACGGAGTACCACGCACTTTCCGCGAACGTGCAGAATCGGACTCAACTGCCGAATGGCTTTGGCGCCACGCGAGTTCTCAACCAGCAAGTTGTAAACAGCGTCTCTCTGTTTGGAAGGTCGCACAAACAGAAAGTACACAACGAAGCTTTCGAGAAACAGACTGGAGAGTTTAGAGAGAAAACTTTGCCAGGATTTGGGAATGGTTCTCAGAAGGGGAACTCTAACGCGCGGTCGTGTTTTTCAGATTTACCGGTAAAGCAGCCCAGGCCACCGCCTGGTTTGTTTGGATCGGATAGCGTCACTTCACAAGCCAGCAGCTTTGGACTGAATAAACTCAGAGATTCTGTCAAGAATTCCTTCAGTTATCGTCAAACCGTCAACGGAACGAATGCTTCAACTTTCAAGAAACCAGGAAACCTTGTCGTGAGTTCGTCGAGCGACAGAAAAGTCCCGCAGACGACAGATGGGGAGGTCCGCGATTTAAATGGGTTTCAGTTGAATCACGGACTAAACAAGGGCCATGGTCTTTTCGGAAGTGCGGAGAAACTTGGCAAGAAACTTCGATTTGAGGGAAGTTCGCTGGATTTTATGACAAGGACGGAAACTAAGACAACCTTTGGATCTTCCTATTGTTCTGGCAAGACTTTCGCGCAGGAACTGAAGGAAAGTGTGACGGAGAAAAACTCAGAAGTTCGTTTCGTGAACGGGTTTCAGTTCAAAGAACATGGCGTTcgaatccaacatggcggcgcgcTGGACAACAGCTCGGACTCCGAAAGTTCATGTCACTCTCTTCTCGACATCGACTCAAACCTCAGTGCCATGTCCAGTCTCTCAGCTTCTAGTGACTCTCTGAGTTCGGACACAACTTCTAGCGACGATTTTGAGTCGGAAAGCGATGATTCTAGCGATTCTGACGACTCCACGTCCAGTTCCGATTCAAACTGTAGCATCAGGTTCCGCAGACCAAACCTTTCTCAAGATCTGAGACTTCAGCAACGTTCTTTGGTTAACGGATGTCTTAAAGGCGCTGGGTTTGTAGTAGAAGGGGCTAAGAACGGGCTTCAAGTGCCTTCTTCGACCCAGTTTTTAACAAGTTCCCACACCCGCGCCCCTCCCCCTAAGGCAGagtccctcccctccccaccaaCTTCGCCGCAAAGTGCCTCGCTTGTTCTCAAGAAGCACGGGAAGAAAACTTGGTCTGTAGACTCTATTAAAGTATCTCCTCCTCAGGAAAACGTCTTAGTGGGAAGGGAAGACGTCAGAGAGTCCAAGGAGGAAGATAAGAAGTCTTGCACAATGAAATCCCCCTTGAGAAGTGGCCCCAAACATAGCGGCCGAGGTAGGGGGGCAGTGCGGAAACAAAACAATGAAGCTATCAAGCCTGGAGCCAAGAAAGCCATTCTCAATGGCTCCAAGTTTTCCTTGTTGCCTAAACAAGGAAAAGTCGCTGACAACTTCATGAAAGTTCCGTCCAAGGGCCAAGACGCCTCTcagaaaaagaagagaaagttgAACAATGATGACGCTGTGTTTTCAGGTGTGAAAAAGATGAGAATGGAACAGCCAGGTGAAAAACTTCAAAAAGCCAAGTCTCCTCAGAAAGGAGTCAATGGTTACATACAGAATGCAACCTTCTCCCCAAAACTCGCCAAGATTGCACCGCCGCTTGATGACACCGCCAAACTGACTGAAAACGAGCTCGCAATAAAGTTAGAAGCGATCTCGTCCGAAATCGACAATCTACGGAGAAGCAAGACTAAcaagaaaaagttgaaaaacaaggTGTTGCCCAGACCTAAAGCACAAATACCGAAGAGAAAATCAAACTTGAAGACATTGAAGACATCTAAACCAGATCTAAAAGGTACTAAGAAAAAACGAAAAGTCTCTCCAGCCCAGAAAACAAATTCGAACTTAGCTTCCAAAAGTTCAGATAAGACTCAAAAGACTTTGTCAAAAGCCACAGCTAAGTCGCAGCCCACTGAAGATGGTTCAGAAAGTAGGACGAAAAAAGGCAGCTACCACTCCATGGCTCCGGGAAGAAAAACATTCAGCCTGCTTGCACAGTTCCCATGGATGCCTACACTGACTTTAGGGGTGGACGGCGAGTTGATGCCGGCGTATTCCATGAGACTCGAACCAGGGACCAAGCCATCCAGGAAGCATCCCGCAGTGAAGTGGAAGATGGGGGGAATGCCTTACAGCAAACCGGGCATCGTGCATGCAAGCGATCTACGCAAACGGAGAGGGAGAAAGAAGAAAGCAGATGTATTGTGA